The proteins below are encoded in one region of Alosa sapidissima isolate fAloSap1 chromosome 24, fAloSap1.pri, whole genome shotgun sequence:
- the LOC121699743 gene encoding testis-expressed protein 47-like isoform X2: protein MQHFFMAGNRLANGLPSGVNQYFNTYKNSLFAEVEKQKFPYKKFFIHRLVYIAKLNSDEHTIAGHYEQFVAKIQKNNQPEGITGLLLIYPEYIVHLIETSSEILALLLKDLCDVEQRGNPLLKDTRVLVVSHCLFSRVFTSWAPQILTMTLSLQDSETQIEPEELLAQIYKLCISIQKTKDCKSEMLEERAVLMVEEAVRHMCQSAVLRSPSEFLQVYGKPINILMDSEIVWPTHSRLYW, encoded by the exons ATGCAACATTTCTTCATGGCTGGAAATCGGCTTGCAAACGGTTTGCCATCAGGCGTTAACCAGTATTTTAATACATATAAAAACTCACTTTTTGCTGAAGTAGAAAAACAAAAATTTCCATACAAG AAATTTTTTATTCATAGGTTGGTCTatatcgcaaaattaaacagtGATGAGCATACAATTGCAG gcCATTATGAGCAATTTGTAGCTAAGATACAGAAAAATAACCAACCTGAAGGGATCACTGGCCTTCTGCTTATATACCCTGAATACATAGTCCATTTGATAGAG ACATCATCAGAGATCCTGGCACTACTTTTGAAAGACCTGTGTGATGTGGAGCAACGTGGAAA CCCTCTGCTGAAGGACACAAGGGTACTGGTGGTCTCACACTGTTTGTTCAGCCGTGTGTTCACCTCCTGGGCTCCACAAATCCTCACCATGACCCTTAGTCTGCAAGATAGCGAAACACAGATTGAGCCTGAAGAACTGCTTGCCCAGATTTATAAACTGTGCATCTCCATCCAGAAAACCAAG GATTGTAAGTCAGAGATGCTGGAAGAACGGGCTGTCTTAATGGTGGAGGAGGCAGTGCGCCACATGTGTCAGAGTGCTGTCTTGCGTTCGCCCTCCGAGTTCCTGCAAGTTTACGGCAAGCCCATCAACATCCTCATGGACTCAG AAATTGTGTGGCCAACCCATAGTCGACTCTACTGGTAG
- the LOC121699743 gene encoding testis-expressed protein 47-like isoform X3, translating to MQHFFMAGNRLANGLPSGVNQYFNTYKNSLFAEVEKQKFPYKTSSEILALLLKDLCDVEQRGNPLLKDTRVLVVSHCLFSRVFTSWAPQILTMTLSLQDSETQIEPEELLAQIYKLCISIQKTKDCKSEMLEERAVLMVEEAVRHMCQSAVLRSPSEFLQVYGKPINILMDSGWSTMMGTSPGLGDISSKTVDISSWNFKNLT from the exons ATGCAACATTTCTTCATGGCTGGAAATCGGCTTGCAAACGGTTTGCCATCAGGCGTTAACCAGTATTTTAATACATATAAAAACTCACTTTTTGCTGAAGTAGAAAAACAAAAATTTCCATACAAG ACATCATCAGAGATCCTGGCACTACTTTTGAAAGACCTGTGTGATGTGGAGCAACGTGGAAA CCCTCTGCTGAAGGACACAAGGGTACTGGTGGTCTCACACTGTTTGTTCAGCCGTGTGTTCACCTCCTGGGCTCCACAAATCCTCACCATGACCCTTAGTCTGCAAGATAGCGAAACACAGATTGAGCCTGAAGAACTGCTTGCCCAGATTTATAAACTGTGCATCTCCATCCAGAAAACCAAG GATTGTAAGTCAGAGATGCTGGAAGAACGGGCTGTCTTAATGGTGGAGGAGGCAGTGCGCCACATGTGTCAGAGTGCTGTCTTGCGTTCGCCCTCCGAGTTCCTGCAAGTTTACGGCAAGCCCATCAACATCCTCATGGACTCAGGTTGGAGCACAATGATGGGCACTAGCCCAGGTCTTGGAGATATTTCCTCCAAGACAGTTGACATATCTTCATGGAATTTTAAGAACTTGACTTAA
- the LOC121699743 gene encoding testis-expressed protein 47-like isoform X1: MQHFFMAGNRLANGLPSGVNQYFNTYKNSLFAEVEKQKFPYKKFFIHRLVYIAKLNSDEHTIAGHYEQFVAKIQKNNQPEGITGLLLIYPEYIVHLIETSSEILALLLKDLCDVEQRGNPLLKDTRVLVVSHCLFSRVFTSWAPQILTMTLSLQDSETQIEPEELLAQIYKLCISIQKTKDCKSEMLEERAVLMVEEAVRHMCQSAVLRSPSEFLQVYGKPINILMDSGWSTMMGTSPGLGDISSKTVDISSWNFKNLT; this comes from the exons ATGCAACATTTCTTCATGGCTGGAAATCGGCTTGCAAACGGTTTGCCATCAGGCGTTAACCAGTATTTTAATACATATAAAAACTCACTTTTTGCTGAAGTAGAAAAACAAAAATTTCCATACAAG AAATTTTTTATTCATAGGTTGGTCTatatcgcaaaattaaacagtGATGAGCATACAATTGCAG gcCATTATGAGCAATTTGTAGCTAAGATACAGAAAAATAACCAACCTGAAGGGATCACTGGCCTTCTGCTTATATACCCTGAATACATAGTCCATTTGATAGAG ACATCATCAGAGATCCTGGCACTACTTTTGAAAGACCTGTGTGATGTGGAGCAACGTGGAAA CCCTCTGCTGAAGGACACAAGGGTACTGGTGGTCTCACACTGTTTGTTCAGCCGTGTGTTCACCTCCTGGGCTCCACAAATCCTCACCATGACCCTTAGTCTGCAAGATAGCGAAACACAGATTGAGCCTGAAGAACTGCTTGCCCAGATTTATAAACTGTGCATCTCCATCCAGAAAACCAAG GATTGTAAGTCAGAGATGCTGGAAGAACGGGCTGTCTTAATGGTGGAGGAGGCAGTGCGCCACATGTGTCAGAGTGCTGTCTTGCGTTCGCCCTCCGAGTTCCTGCAAGTTTACGGCAAGCCCATCAACATCCTCATGGACTCAGGTTGGAGCACAATGATGGGCACTAGCCCAGGTCTTGGAGATATTTCCTCCAAGACAGTTGACATATCTTCATGGAATTTTAAGAACTTGACTTAA